The genomic DNA CTTACGGGCTTCGATCTTGCCACGCTCAACACGTTGGATACAGTAGGTGCACTTCTCCATTACACCACGACCGCGAACGCTGACGTCGGGGTTGAGAACCAATTGTTGCAGCTTGCGATTCGCGTCGTCGACCTTGTCGGGGAACGCGTCGATGCCGTAACCGGTACCCACATCTTCGTTGAAGTTGAAGTAATTGAATCGGCGAACCTTGTAAGGACAGTTGTTCGCACAGTATCGCGTACCGATGCAACGGTTGTAGGCCATCGCGTTGATACCTTCTTCGGTATGCACGGTCGCGGCCACGGGACAAACCTGTTCGCACGGAGCGGTTTCGCAGTGCTGGCAAGTTACCGGTTGCTGAACGATCTGAGGCGATTCATCCACGTTTTCCGGATCGCCGCTGAAGTAGCGGTCGACACGAATCCAGTGCATTTCGCGTCCCATCGAGACCTGCTCTTTGCCGACAATCGGAATATTGTTTTCCGACTGGCAAGCGACAACACACGCGTTGCAACCGACACAGCGATTCAAATCGATCGACATGCCCCACTGAGGGCGTTGGATCTCTTCCTTCTCGAAGATCTCCATCGGTTCGGTCCACAACGACTTGAGCGCCGGGCTGTGAACCCCCATGTGCTTGACGAATTCGGGATCTTTTTCAAGCTTCTCGATCGTGCCTTCACGGATCAAGCGGTGGCTGCGATCGACGGTTTCTTCGAAGCCGAGTTCATCGATGGCGAAGTGATCTTGCGTGGTCGACAGTTCATACGTGGTCGATCGCGGACGCGCCACAACTCCTGCTGCCATTAAAGGATTGCCGGTTGTTCGCAAACCACTGACATCGAATCCGACAGGATCCGAACCCAGATCTTCGCTTCCACCCACGGCACCGGCACGACGTCGGCCGTAGCCCATCGCTACCGTGATCACCCCGGCTGCAGCCCCCGGCAATTCGTAAACCGGCAGTTCGATCGCGGCATCACCGTCGCCCAAGGCGACCATCTTGTTTTGGCTGACACCAATCTTGGCGGCCGTCGCTGGAGACATCAACGCAGCGTTGTCCCAAGTCAACTTGGTCACCGATTGAGGCATCTCTTGCAACCAACCGTTGTTGGCGAAGCGGCCGTCGTAAACGCCGTCGGCAACCGAGATCACCACGTCGACGCCTTCGGATTCGTATTCACTGGTCGGAACGACCGCGACATCGGTCAACGGCTCATCGCCACCACTGTAGGTCGCCGCAGGCACTTCGACTTTGATTGCCGCTTCGAAGCCATCATGCAACAGCTTCCGCCATTGACGGTTGCTCAACGATTCACCCGCTGCGGCGTCCGCCGTCTTGCGAACGATCGCTTCCGCATCGGCCTTGTCGTCGCCCAGGAACCATGCCAGATATTCGAGAACGGTCTTACCGCCCAGCAATGGCAGGATCTGTGGTTGAGTCACGCCGTAGAAACCGTCGTCGGTTTGGCAGTCGCCCCAGCTTTCGAAAGGATGCGATTGCGGCAGCACCCACTGGCAGGCAACCGCAGTTTCGTCGTCGTATTCGCCAACGTAAACGCTTGCTGAAGCCTTTGCCAACGCGCTCGCCACGTCGACGTCGCCCGTTGTGGTGTAGACAGGATTCCCGCCCAGCACGACAACCGATTTGATGTCGCCCGAGTTGAGTTTGGCGACAAAGTCTGCCAGACCAACCGTCTTCAGTTTGCTGTCGATCGGTTCGGCAAAGCGAATCGTCTTACCAAGGCTTTCAAGCTTGCTGTTCAAGCGAATGCCAGCAGCCACCGCGTCGGGGCCCAGGTGCTCGCCAACAACAACCAACGCCTTGCCCTTGCTGGCGACCAGGTCGCTAGCCATGACTTCGATCAAGAGATTCAGCTTCTCGGCCGGAGGAAGCCTATCAAAGCCACCTTCGGTATCGCCGGCAGGCGCTGCAGCACCACCAGCCAACGCAGCGTCGACTTGTTTTTCTAACGCCGCGATGAACGCAGGCATCTGCGATGGCTGCAGCGAATAACGTGTGTCGGCTGCCATGCCGGTGTTGGTGAAGCTCGATTCAACCGAATACAAGCGGTTCATCTTGCCGACTTCGGGGGATCGCCCGTCAGCAAAACCTGCGGCATTCGCGACAAAACCGTGGTCCGAACCAAGGATGTCCGCATCGATGCTGCAGATCACGCTGGCCGCGGCCAGATCCAAGACCGGCTTGCCCACGCGACCGATCGCCTTGGTGGTGGCTTGCGACATTGCATCGCCACGTACCGCGTCGTAACGACCGATCGTCATCGCCGGGAATTTGGCTTGCAGTTCGGTCAACAGACGAACGACCGAAGGGGATTGCGACGGCGGCATCAGAATCCCGAAGCCCTTGCCATCGTTGCGTGCCAGACCATCGCGAACGGCGCCAAAACCTTTGACACCGATTGCGTTGTCGACAGCGGCGGCAAACGAATCCCAGTCGTCGAGCCCCGGGTTCTTCATACCCCCGGATCGCGAGATCACGCCGTCCATACGGTCGGGATCATACAACTGCAAAATCGCCCCCTGAACGAAAGCATCGGTTCCCACGCCCGGCGAAGGATGTTGCGCATTGGCTTCGACCTTGATCGGACGTCCATCGACGCCGGTGATCAACAGGTTGTAAACACGGCCAGCCCATTCGATGTTTGTGGCGGTGAAGTGCGGTTCGCCAGGCACGCGTCCGTCGGGTCGGATCACGAACGGCGCGATCGTCTCTTCGGCATACCGGCAGCCACTGGCACTTAGCGTCCCCAGGGCAATCGACGCACCCATCAGCTTCATCCAGCGACGGCGTGAAACCCCCTCGGGAAACTCGGAAGCGCCCACGGGGAACTCACGGTGCATAAACTGCTCGAAATCGGGCGTCTGCTTGATTTCGTTCAAGCTACGCCAATAGCGACTACGAGGTTTTGGTTCGGTTGTCTCGCTCATCGATGACATACAGCGCAATTAGTCTGAGGGTGAATGTTCTTTTCTTTAATCAGCTTTTCGCCCAATGCGATCGGATCCTCATCCGATTTCCAATCCAGCTTCGTCACAAATTCCACAGGACGAATATCCGCTGGATCGACGCCGCGATGGCAATCCAAGCACCACGCCATCGAAAGTTCTTCCGCCTGATAAACGACATCCATCTTGTCGATCCGGCCGTGACATCGCACGCAACTGACACCCGAATTCACGTGGGCTGCGTGGTTGAAGTACACAAAGTCGGGCAGGTTGTGGACGCGTTTCCAACCGACACTCTTACCGGTCTCCCAGCTCTGGTGCAGCGGCTTCAGTTTCGGGCTGTCGGCGTGAACGGCCGACAACGCCGTTTGCCCCGCTTCGTCAGCAGGGCTGTGGCAATTGATGCAGGTTGCTGTCGGTGGTACCGCAGCGTGAGCGGCGTCGAAAACCGTGTTGTGGCAATACCGACAATCCATTCGCAATTGGCCCGCGTGGATCGCGTGGCTGAAGGGAATGGGTTGATCGGGTTGATAGCCGGTATTCAACGTTCCAGGATCGGTCGCGCCAATGAACACCACGCCAGCGTAGGCACCACCGCCCGCGACCAACGCGCCCATTAGCATCAGGAACCGATTCACCCAGCGGGGAAATAGAAAACGATCCATAATTTTGTTCAAAGAACCAGTGCTAAAGGCTCTGTTAGAGACAATTTGATTAGGTATTGAACGCTTTCATGCGCCCACGTGGACGCAGTATCGCTGTTTTGTACCCACTTCGACAAGGGCTACCAGCCACTCGCGACATTTGACCGCACTAAGTTCCGAAGAACCTCTGTTCAACCACGCGAAACAGAAACAACAGCGCGCACATTGCAACCAACGCAAACATCAAAACCGCGCCAATCAATGGCCCTAGGATGAACACGCCAGCGCCCCATTGATTCCAGATACGGTCCCAGAACACCACCGTTAACATCGCCGCCGCCGCAAGGTACGGCCCGAAAGGAAGCATCCGATTGCCCGTCAACAACCAACTGGCTAACACGATTACGATCGCGGTGAAGGGAGCTAAAAAAAAGACGAACAGCGCAGCTTGCCATCCGATAAATGCCCCGACCATCGCCATTAACGTAACGTCACCAAACCCCATCGCCTCCTTGCCCAACCCAAGCTTCGCAAACACCCGCACCGCCCAGATCTGTCCACCCCCGAGCCCCACGCCGACCAATCCGCTCAGTAGCGCCAACCAGGCCGATTCGCTCAGCCCAAAGTAAACGGCAGCGATCGCAACGCTTCCGGCCATCCAGATCGCAACCAACAGCGTCCAGACCTTGATTCGGAAACGGCCCAACAGCATCGTTTCGTATTTCAGTAGCCCTGCGGCGAAAAACTGGATCGCTTTGGCAAGCCCTTTCCGCATGATCCACCGTCGGTTTGCCAACGCGAAACACCAGACTGCGAAGATCGCTTCCCCCACGACCAGCCCCATTGGTGAGATCCACTTCGCCTCGACGGGGGCAGGCGAGGGAAACATCACCGCTGCCAACCCGCCTTCGGTCGCCCACGGCAAACAAAGAGGCGCTCCGATCTGCGGCATCATCAGTGCGGCGATCACATGCAAGGCCAGCGCCAGCAGCGTGCCGGTAACCGTGACCGCATCGGGGATCGTCTGTTCATCGAAATCGATGAACGTGGCGATCATCAACAACGTCATCATCAGGGCGTGCCCCAGATACATGATCAGCATCCACTGCCGGGCGATCGGCAACATCGCCGCCGGCATCGCATCGGCCGCACCGACCGGCAACAACCCCAACTGGATCACTTCCCACCAGAACAGCCCCGCCAACATCGGCCCGAACAACAGTTCGATCAACATCGGCCTCAGCCAGAAGATTCGCCCGTGGATGTCCGCTTCGCGACGCAGGCCCAGCCAGCCTAAGACAGGAATGCGATCGGTCGCCCGACGGGGCAACGCCCGATCGTCCGGTGGACTCCACGGACTGATCGCACGCGGAAACCAAGCCCAAGAATAAACCGCCCAGTTTATGAACGCTCCTAAGACGACACCGACCAGAACGATCAAGAGGTAAGTCACGCGGGATGTTTTATATAGATGGGTGGCTGAAGCTCAGCAACGCTCCCAGCGAGCGGCGCGAGCCACAATGGTTCCACAATCCGCACCCCGAGGCAAGCACACTCACCCTATTTGAAGCTAGGGGCAATCCATCGCGTTCGACGCAATCGCACGACAGGCCGTCAATGCGCCCCTGCAAACTCGATCGCGGCATCCTCACCGGACCCTACCGCCCCAAGCCCCGCTTTGGCTTCGGACGCGTCGCAGCAGGAAACGCAATAGACCAATCGGTAGGCCGACGGCACAAACACCAACGCCAACAGCGTCGCCCCGATGACACCGCCGGCGATCGCGATCGCCAATGGCGGCCAGAACCCTCCGCCCGACCAAATCAGCGGCAGGAATCCGGCAACGGTTGTCAATGTGGTGGCGATCACATGGCGGCTGCAATTGACCACCGTCTGCACAATCGATTCGACCCCAACCGGGGTTCTTCCGTGTTCTTCCTGCAACGTCGCCAGGACCACGATCGAATCGTTGATCGCAATACCAATTAAGCCCATGGTGCCGATGATCGCCATGAATCCGAACGGGAAGCCGAAGATCCACAGCGATCCCAACCCCAGTCCGATCGAAAGCAAACCAACCAAGCCGATGATTGCCGCCAAGCGAAACGATCCAAACGAAAGCACCAGCGTTGCGACCATCATCACCATCAACAGCCCCACGCTGGCCATCAGATTGCCGACGGCGTCGTCTCGCTTGGAAGCTTCTCCGCCGTAAGCCAGTTCGTAGCCGTGTGGCAATTCGAAACCACTCGCCTCGAAACGTTTTCGAAAATCGGCCAACGCGGTCGCCGGCAGCGTCCCCGCGGTCAAAAACGCACTGACCTCATCCATCCGCCGCCGATCCAAACGCACGATCACTCCGGTCTCGGGTTCCAACGACCAATCCGCAACCGCTCTCAGCGGCAACATCCGCGCGGCGCCTTCAGCGGTCGCCGAGAGCTCCAGCGAACGAACACCCGACATCGCCGTACGCGACCGATCTTCGACACGGACACGAACCGGCAACTCTTCGGTCTCCTGGATCACCGCCCCGGCCAACTCGCCATCGAAGCTCGCCTGCACCTGGTCGGCGATCTGCGTGGGGGACAATCCCGCCAGCGACGCCGACTGGGAATCGACCTGCAACCGAACCTTAGGCAAAGTCTCGCTCAACAAACTCATCGTATGTGTAACGTCGGGCCCGCTCGCCAACACCGCGCGGACCTGTTCCCCCAACTCGCGTAGCTTCAGCAGATCGGGACCGAAAATTCGCACCTCCACCGGCGCGTTAAACGGCGGCCCCTGCTCCAGCTGCCGAACCAAGACCCGCGCCTCGGGTACCTTTGCGTCCAGCGCAACCTGCAAGCGGCGAATCATCTCGTTGACCGAGACACCATCAGAAACGCGAATGATCGCTTGCCCAAAGTTGGGCGTTCCCTTGCGATTTGCCAACACGTTGTAATAAAACGTCGGCGCACTCTCGCCGAAATACCAATCGATCTGCTGGATCGCTTCGTCGGCCAAGACCTCATCAACCAACTTGGCCACGCGCTGCGTATCGGCTATCGAACCCCCCGTTGCCAATTCGACTTCAATATGAAATTGATCGCGGTCGGCGGGCGGAAAGAACTGCTCAGCCAACATCGGTGCGACGCCAAAACCGGCCAACGGCAGGACCATCGCCGCAGCAATCGCGGCTCGCGGATGCGAGATCAACCAACGCAACACATGCCGGTAACCACCGATCACCCAACTTGGCGACACCCCGTTTTGCAGGAAGCCCACCCAACCGCGAGGCTTCCGATCCCGATCGTGAACGCGAATGAACAACGCGGCAAACGCAGCGATCACCGTTAACGAATAGAACAGCGAAGCGAAGATCGCCATGATCACACTGACAGCGATCGAACCGACAAATTCCCCCGCCGGGCCAGGCATCAACACGATCGGTGCGAACGCCAAAGCGGTCGTCAGCGTGCTGCCTAACAAAGGGATCGCCAACTTGCGAACCGTCTTGGCGACCGCGTCTCCGGGGGACAATCCATGCAACATCTCCACCTGAATCTCGTCGGCCACAACGATCGCGTTGTCGATCAACAACCCCAACGCGATGATCAATCCCGTGACCGACATCTGATGGACGGGGATCTTCAATAGATGCATGCCAAAAAGCACCGTCAGCATCGTCAACGGAAGCGCCGACGCCACGACGATCGCGCTGCGCCAGCCCATCAGACACAGGATCACCGCACAAACCGCCACACCTCCCATCGCCAGATTGGCCAGCAAACTTTCCAGTCGCGCCGACACATAACCGCTCTGATCCATCACTCGGCAGATCGAGATCCCTGCCGGCAACTCACCGCGAAAATCATCGACGACACGATCGGCGGCAAGCGACCACAAATCGATCCGCGTCTCCGGACGAATCAAGACCCCCAATGAAATCGCAGGGCGCTCGCGA from Rosistilla carotiformis includes the following:
- a CDS encoding TAT-variant-translocated molybdopterin oxidoreductase: MSETTEPKPRSRYWRSLNEIKQTPDFEQFMHREFPVGASEFPEGVSRRRWMKLMGASIALGTLSASGCRYAEETIAPFVIRPDGRVPGEPHFTATNIEWAGRVYNLLITGVDGRPIKVEANAQHPSPGVGTDAFVQGAILQLYDPDRMDGVISRSGGMKNPGLDDWDSFAAAVDNAIGVKGFGAVRDGLARNDGKGFGILMPPSQSPSVVRLLTELQAKFPAMTIGRYDAVRGDAMSQATTKAIGRVGKPVLDLAAASVICSIDADILGSDHGFVANAAGFADGRSPEVGKMNRLYSVESSFTNTGMAADTRYSLQPSQMPAFIAALEKQVDAALAGGAAAPAGDTEGGFDRLPPAEKLNLLIEVMASDLVASKGKALVVVGEHLGPDAVAAGIRLNSKLESLGKTIRFAEPIDSKLKTVGLADFVAKLNSGDIKSVVVLGGNPVYTTTGDVDVASALAKASASVYVGEYDDETAVACQWVLPQSHPFESWGDCQTDDGFYGVTQPQILPLLGGKTVLEYLAWFLGDDKADAEAIVRKTADAAAGESLSNRQWRKLLHDGFEAAIKVEVPAATYSGGDEPLTDVAVVPTSEYESEGVDVVISVADGVYDGRFANNGWLQEMPQSVTKLTWDNAALMSPATAAKIGVSQNKMVALGDGDAAIELPVYELPGAAAGVITVAMGYGRRRAGAVGGSEDLGSDPVGFDVSGLRTTGNPLMAAGVVARPRSTTYELSTTQDHFAIDELGFEETVDRSHRLIREGTIEKLEKDPEFVKHMGVHSPALKSLWTEPMEIFEKEEIQRPQWGMSIDLNRCVGCNACVVACQSENNIPIVGKEQVSMGREMHWIRVDRYFSGDPENVDESPQIVQQPVTCQHCETAPCEQVCPVAATVHTEEGINAMAYNRCIGTRYCANNCPYKVRRFNYFNFNEDVGTGYGIDAFPDKVDDANRKLQQLVLNPDVSVRGRGVMEKCTYCIQRVERGKIEARKDGGRAIQDGDVVTACQQACPCKAIEFGNLADQESAVSLAHKDDRAYYMLDHLNVKPRTAYLARIRNTHHRLMTQAQLEQLAAESHGHHGEHGGDDHGHAEEHGHDHDHDHGDKKSDEKKSAMLPVLGDAARV
- a CDS encoding cytochrome c3 family protein, producing MDRFLFPRWVNRFLMLMGALVAGGGAYAGVVFIGATDPGTLNTGYQPDQPIPFSHAIHAGQLRMDCRYCHNTVFDAAHAAVPPTATCINCHSPADEAGQTALSAVHADSPKLKPLHQSWETGKSVGWKRVHNLPDFVYFNHAAHVNSGVSCVRCHGRIDKMDVVYQAEELSMAWCLDCHRGVDPADIRPVEFVTKLDWKSDEDPIALGEKLIKEKNIHPQTNCAVCHR
- a CDS encoding prepilin peptidase, whose product is MTYLLIVLVGVVLGAFINWAVYSWAWFPRAISPWSPPDDRALPRRATDRIPVLGWLGLRREADIHGRIFWLRPMLIELLFGPMLAGLFWWEVIQLGLLPVGAADAMPAAMLPIARQWMLIMYLGHALMMTLLMIATFIDFDEQTIPDAVTVTGTLLALALHVIAALMMPQIGAPLCLPWATEGGLAAVMFPSPAPVEAKWISPMGLVVGEAIFAVWCFALANRRWIMRKGLAKAIQFFAAGLLKYETMLLGRFRIKVWTLLVAIWMAGSVAIAAVYFGLSESAWLALLSGLVGVGLGGGQIWAVRVFAKLGLGKEAMGFGDVTLMAMVGAFIGWQAALFVFFLAPFTAIVIVLASWLLTGNRMLPFGPYLAAAAMLTVVFWDRIWNQWGAGVFILGPLIGAVLMFALVAMCALLFLFRVVEQRFFGT
- a CDS encoding efflux RND transporter permease subunit encodes the protein MQTQLSQPTPPQQADDRHRHGWTNRLVHDKRSLILIVALVAVAGLSSVAILPRMEDPVLIKRAALIVTRLPGADASRVEALVTEKLEDRLREIEEIKEMRSQSRSGVSSISIELLDQVAESEIVWAKIRSKIEDSLPELPAQASRPEFDDLEVRAYARILSVVWDLETPVDYAVLRRSAKRLQDALQGMSGTESVDRFGDPGEEILVQVDPQRAAAMNLSAAEIAAQLKRFDAKDAAGQMRGAGLDLSLEVGNQFDDLSDVGRADVRAADGRFVRLDQIADISLATPQPMPRLGWHRERPAISLGVLIRPETRIDLWSLAADRVVDDFRGELPAGISICRVMDQSGYVSARLESLLANLAMGGVAVCAVILCLMGWRSAIVVASALPLTMLTVLFGMHLLKIPVHQMSVTGLIIALGLLIDNAIVVADEIQVEMLHGLSPGDAVAKTVRKLAIPLLGSTLTTALAFAPIVLMPGPAGEFVGSIAVSVIMAIFASLFYSLTVIAAFAALFIRVHDRDRKPRGWVGFLQNGVSPSWVIGGYRHVLRWLISHPRAAIAAAMVLPLAGFGVAPMLAEQFFPPADRDQFHIEVELATGGSIADTQRVAKLVDEVLADEAIQQIDWYFGESAPTFYYNVLANRKGTPNFGQAIIRVSDGVSVNEMIRRLQVALDAKVPEARVLVRQLEQGPPFNAPVEVRIFGPDLLKLRELGEQVRAVLASGPDVTHTMSLLSETLPKVRLQVDSQSASLAGLSPTQIADQVQASFDGELAGAVIQETEELPVRVRVEDRSRTAMSGVRSLELSATAEGAARMLPLRAVADWSLEPETGVIVRLDRRRMDEVSAFLTAGTLPATALADFRKRFEASGFELPHGYELAYGGEASKRDDAVGNLMASVGLLMVMMVATLVLSFGSFRLAAIIGLVGLLSIGLGLGSLWIFGFPFGFMAIIGTMGLIGIAINDSIVVLATLQEEHGRTPVGVESIVQTVVNCSRHVIATTLTTVAGFLPLIWSGGGFWPPLAIAIAGGVIGATLLALVFVPSAYRLVYCVSCCDASEAKAGLGAVGSGEDAAIEFAGAH